The stretch of DNA TTTTTCATAAACGCATAGAACTGCAGTTGAAAGCTTAcactgagggactggagagatggctcagtggttaagagcgtccactgctcttccacaggatccaagttcaattcccagcacctacatggcaaaTCAcaactgtagctccagttccagggaaccccacacccatggcaaaactccagtgcacataaaagaaaaagaaaacttactgAGAGTATTTAAAGTGATGGAGAGGAGTCCTTGGGCTGAGGATGTGTTACATACACACAGTCGCGCTCCTCTTGATGGGTTCCTGTTAGTGACAGGCTGCTGTATGACCGTGAGCCGTAAGATGCTGTCTTCTAACAACAAGGCTGACGTACCGTGAGCTGTGAGCGCGCCCTGGGATCGGGTTCTCAGCGCTGTGTCATAGCGTTAGTTAGCAGATTGGAGAGGAGCGCGCTGCACCTGCGGTAAAGCGTAGTTCTCAGGAGGGCTGCTCAGCCTGATCAGCATTCTCTCATCCTGAACTTCTGCGCCTTTGTTTGGCAAAGAGTGCTGACCGTGTGCCAGCCCTAGCAGAGGGCAAGCCTCTGCTCTTACTGGACTAGTGTCAGAGATGGTAGAAGTCATACACCTGTAAGGGGTCCCCAGACTGTCCCAACCGCGGGACCCGGGGCAGTcatgtttttatctttatgtcTGGAGatctttactaattttattttattttattttatttttttattttttatttatttatttttggtttttttcgagacagggtttctctgtggctttggagcctgtcctggaactagctctgtagaccaggctggtctcgaactcacagagatccgcctgcctctgcctcccgagtgctgggattaaaggcatgcgccaccaccgcccggctactaattttatttttaaattttaaaaaagtgttgtatttcatgtgtatggatgtgttgcctacatgtgtatctgACCACCTTTGTGCCCAGTGCCattagaggccagagagggcattggttcttctagaattggagttatacatggctgtgagtcaccgtgtggaTACAGGGTCTAGAGcccgggtcctctgggagagcagccgcTGGTCTTAGCCACCAAGTCCTCTGTTTAGCCCCttgcttttaattattaatacatttatttgtgtgtatgtgtatctatgtaggCAGTTGTGTATCATGACATAGGACATACGTGTCAGAGGACACTttcgggagtcagttctttctgcCATTGTCTGTCCCACAGATAACGGTTGTTAGACTTGGTGTGGAGTGCTGTTacccaactgagccatcttgtcatgATTTCCATGATTTCCATGACCCAGATAGTCatgattttaaagaatttgaatGATGAAAGGCTTCCTGTCTACATGAGAAGAGTAGTGGGAAATGGATTCTCAGATTCTCTCTGACAGTTTGGAAACAACAAGATTATGTGTCTGGGCTGGGGTAGAGGTTGGCGTGTGTGCACAAAGCCTGGATGACCCTAGTTGTGAGCGAGACCTTTCAAGGGTGAACAATACTTATGTATACAAAAGCAGCAAAGTATTTCTGTCTCACCCCAGTGTCATTTTCCAAAAGGAGacagatgagtgtgtgtgtaagttcgTTAGGAGACAGTCCTGTTCTGTTGTTCAGAATGAGGAGGTTCCGGGAATCATGATGAGCAGCCTGAAGACCAGGGCCAAGATGGGGCACTCATAGCAGAGAACACTGACAGTCACTGGCCACCACATAGAGCAGAGGTGTGGTTTggtttgatacagggtctcactgtgtaactgttACTGGCCTGGACTCCCCAAAATTCCCGTGCCTGTGACTCTGAAGCAGTGAAATTAAGGGAGTGTGCCATCAAACCCAGCTGAGGCCATAGATTTACAAGTCTAGACGGGAGTGGGGTGGCCGCTTAGCGCGTGCTGCTTTGTTCTCTTTGTGGTTTCAAGGGGGAGACAGTCTTATTTTATCTTCCCAGGTCTGCCCAGAACAACGTGACAAAGGCAGTAGATGCGTTTAGTAAGTATTCCCTGTCTGAAATGCGGAGCTGTTGGCCACACCTCCAGCATTTGCTCCCCCTTTCCCGGGTAACTCTGGGTTGACGTCCCCAGTGTCTTCCGTCTTCCAGGTATACACTTCTAGAATATATCATCTTTCCACCAGTGTCTCTGTAACATGGGGCTGTGAGGGGTGAATGACGCTGCTGCCCACCTAaggaggtggggcaggggtgCCAAGGAGAGGCCTCAGGTGTAGGGACTTTGTTGACATTGGAGTTGAGAGCAAACCACAGGCTGCTCCTTGGAGCAGAGCCATGACTCCAGGGACTGGGGGCTGGTAAGAGCAGCCACACTTGCTCACTGAGCCTTTTCCTCAGGCTGCAGACTCTGGTAAACTTTTTGTTTGGTACCTTGCTGCCATGCTCACTAGTGTTCTGAGGTTCCGTAGTAGGCAGTGGTTGACACTTCTGTTCCAGAGAAGAAAGCTGGGGTTTCCAGGACCTGGACGAGTCCACTCAGAGCTGTTCACAAGTAACCCAACAGCTCTTGGGTCACAGAGGAAGTTTTATCTGATGGTCGTAAGATGGGGATGGGAGTACTCCTTGCTCCTGAGATTCGGAGTGGGCAGCTTAGTGGTTAGCAACTGGGACCATGTGATTATCAGTGTCCAGGCTGGAACTTTTACAAACAAGTGCTATCTTACTGACTGGACAGCAGGCTGTCAGGGAGTTCCACCGAAAGTCAACCAGATGGCCAGTGGGTAGCTGGAGTGGATTTGAGCCCGGGCAGACTCAACAGGCAAAGTCAGTGATTCACATGGAGTCAAGTATTCCCTCAAGACTCAGGCAGACTTCTGACACTCCAGCTTCTGCCCagtatagatggaagtttctgtcccacccggtcctgcagcccttcagtcccaaagaaacacacagaggcttacattaattataaactgttcggcctattagctcaggtgtATTATTAAcgagctcttacaatttaaattaacccataattcttgtctaagtttagccatgtggcttggtacctattctcactgaggcattctcatcttgcttcctctgcgtcttgCTGTTGActgattctctgcctttcctctttccagaattctagtctggttgccccgcctatacttcctgcctggctactggccagtcagcgttcTATTAAACctatatgagtgacaaatctttacaaagtgtacaagagcattaccccattaccccacaacctctcagcttctctgcttcccaggagAGACCCTTGCTAAGGCAGTTACTCCCCGTGGGAGCAGTCTGCTGTAGGCCATCAGCTCTCAGGACTTCCCAGTGCCTGTGGCCCGTGGGGGTTTATGAGTTGTTAGGTCCCTTTTGTCAGAGTGGAAATTCTTGATCTCATCAGCTGTGGCGTGGCTCAGATGGCACAAGGCCTGTTTTTAGGAAGGACCTTGGACATGGGTGCTCTGTCATTAGAGCTGTTTAACCTGTGTTTCAGAGATGCATTCATAATTACAAATTGGGGTTTGGCACTAAGTAAATAGGTTATAGCGAGGTTCCCTGACTAAAATGCGAGGTTGCCACCATTGGGACTCAGGCTTTCCAGTGTGGAGTCTTGGAACCTGTCTGCCAGAAGATCCACTGTGGTCAGGGTCAGAGGACTAAAGTGAAACTCACAGAAGCAGCAATTTAgcaactggtttttgttttgttttgttttaacagtgATTTtcgctgtgtagctcaggcttgcttgAAACCTATGGATCCTTCCATTTGGGCTCTGTAATTCCAATACTTGAGGGACAATGGGGTCAactgtcatcctcagctaccgaggcgttcaaggctagcctgagattctgcctaaaacaaataaataataagtggGAAATTCAGATGAAACTTGGCAGGCATGGCAACCTAGGTCTGTAAGCCTGACGCTCAAGACAGCGACAGGAGGACTGACTTGTTGCGGACCCCCTTAGACTGCATAGGAAGTTCCACGATAGCCTGAGCCAGCATGAGCTCCTGTCTGGGGTGGTAGCCATTTTTAGAAATGTATTCTCCCCCGTAGATCTCATCCACACTGCTCCGTGCAGAGGCAGACATCAAGCTGTCTGCAACCCCCAGGGCAGGGAAGCCCTGGTCTGTAGTCTGTCTCTGTAGGTCAGGACACTCCAGGTGGTTCTGACCCAGGTACTCTGCTCACTGACTCCCTGTGTAGCCTGTCTGTAGTGTCTGTTCAAGTGTTTTATTGTCTCGTGTTGTTCTggtttctttcccctcccctccggTTATTAAGAGCTAAAAACGCATTGAGGACAGTGTGTCTTAAGAACATATTTAATCCCTTGAAATAAGCATTCTATTTACAGGGCAGACTTAGTTCATGCCTCATGCATTTTAATCTGAAAATTTAGATTCTTTGTTTACTGGCTTCAGTCTGTCCAATTTTTCTCCTTCCAGAAAAGTCTCTGAAGTTGTGTGTCACCAAGGAGATGCTCCTTCTGAGCATTACGACTGCCTACACAGGTACAGCCGCTCTTTCTGCTCTGGCGCTGTCTTCTGACTAAAACAATAGCTCGGTATTTCTGACTGCCCAGTGCTAGCCTGCGACACCTCCAGAGGCGGCTCGCAGAGGGCAGTGGTGGCCAGAGGCCCTGAGACAGTTTTGTTTACATATCCAGTACCTTCCTGGTGACTGATGGAAGACTGAATCATATTCTGCCAGTCAGTCTTCCCCTTCCTGTAGCATCAGGACTCGGCATAGCTCTCCAAGTGACCTCCTCCCTCCTTGTGATTGACAGGAGAGCCAGACGGCATAGTGGCTAAAGGCCCTTGTATCACTTCTGCTTCGCTCTGTTGGTGACAGCCAATCACAGGGCCAGCCCTAATTCAGTGTGAgaggatcagaaaagaaagagaaaaagaaaaaagaagttgagGTTTGACTGGGGATGTAATTGCATAATTAAGTGGCCgagcatttgcctagcaagtTCAGGGCTGTGGGTTTATCTCTACCGTTGGGGCGGGAATGGACGACAGCCCCTAAACAGGCTGGAAAGGTGGGTTGGCTGTAtcgagcatttgttgctcttctaggggtcaggtttggttctcagcacccacatgtaaGTCCAGGTCTAgtggatccagcaccctcttctgacctctctggaCACTGCACACAACGATGCATAGACATtcctacaggcaaaacaccatacacataaaaataaaataaatctttaaaaaaaaaaatcaaaaccagtcTGAGCCTGATGTCATGGCACCTACTGGCAGAAAgatgcaagttccaggccaaccttagctatatagtgagaccttgtctcaaaacccccAGCAGCTCAACTACAAACCACACTGATTTACACAGTTTGGCAGCTAGGAAACCAGTGCAGGTGCCAGCACTGTCAGGTTCTGGGGCGGGTTCTTCTAGCTGTCCTCCCACTGTGTGCTCATGGGgctggcagagagcaggaagcaagcacCCACCCTGCGGGCCCATCACCTGAGGCTGTGCCTACAAAGCCACTGTGTGGGGAGCTGAGTTTCGGGTAGGCTTTCGGAGAGCACTGTCTGTCATTTACACAGCATAAAGCTGCCCACCTGGGATGCATTTTAGTCTCTTGAGTTTTGGTTTCTGTGTCAAGCTCAGCTACTGGGTACAGGCAGAAGTCGGAAAAGGAGACAGCAGCTGTGGAACTGGTTAAAGCTGGTTTTCTCTCCCCTGAGGTCTGGAGCTGACGTTCTTCTCAGGGGTGTATGGGACCTGTATTGGGGCTGTAAACAAATTTGGGACAGAAGAGAAAAGCCTCATTGGACTCTCTGGAATTTTCATCGGCATTGGAGAAATTTTAGGTAGgttggtttgcatttttctttttactttaaaaaccttttattttctgggtagtggtggcgcacgcctttaattccagcacttgagaggcagaggcaggtggaggttACAGCGCGGTCAGCTGTTCCAGTTCTGGTTCTGCGAGGTACTTCAAAGAACTCCTCGTTGCTGGAGGGGACAGTCTGACTCTCCCTGAAAGCTCATCACTCCTGCTCAGGGTGATGTCACCATAGGGAGCTGGTGGGGAGATGGGTGGCCGGAGACCCTGCTGGCACCTTTGTGGGCCTGGAATAGGGTGATGTCACCATAGGGAGCTGGTGGGGAGATGGCTGGCTGGAGACCCTGCTGGCACCTTCGTGGGTCTGGAGTAGGACACTGACAGTGAGGGACCACAGACTCTCTTCGTGGTTAGCGTGTGCAGAGCTAAGTCAGAGAGGAACTAGAGACTGCCCAAAAGTAAAGGCGGGGCTAGGCTTTcccctgccttcagttcctgtgGGCACCTGTGAGTCAACGCTGTCAGCAGAAGCCCTTCCTAAGTGCCTGCGACAGCCCCGCAGGTTACCCACTTCAGACTAGCCCAGCCCGGTGGTCCCTGAGCCACCCTACCTCATTTGACTTCAAATGCAGGGTTAGAGAGAGCTCACAGATGTGGGAAATGCTGCGTGCTCTGTTCATTAAGAAGAACGCAGCtctggcgcacgtctttaatcccagcactcgggaggggcagggggatctctgtgagttcaaggccagcctggtctacagagctagttccaggacaggctccaaagccaNNNNNNNNNNNNNNNNNNNNNNNNNNNNNNNNNNNNNNNNNNNNNNNNNNNNNNNNNNNNNNNNNNNNNNNNNNNNNNNNNNNNNNNNNNNNNNNNNNNNNNNNNNNNNNNNNNNNNNNNNNNNNNNNNNNNNNNNNNNNNNNNNNNNNNNNNNNNNNNNNNNNNNNNNNNNNNNNNNNNNNNNNNNNNNNNNNNNNNNNNNNNNNNNNNNNNNNNNNNNNNNNNNNNNNNNNNNNNNNNNNNNNNNNNNNNNNNNNNNNNNNNNNNNNNNNNNNNNNNNNNNNNNNNNNNNNNNNNNNNNNNNNNNNNNNNNNNNNNNNNNNNNNNNNNNNNNNNNNNNNNNNNNNNNNNNNNNNNNNNNNNNNNNNNNNNNNNNNNNNNNNNNNNNNNNNNNNNNNNNNNNNNNNNNNNNNNNNNNNNNNNNNNNNNNNNNNNNNNNNNNNNNNNNNNNNNNNNNNNNNNNNNNNNNNNNNNNNNNNNNNNNNNNNNNNNNNNNNNNNNNNNNNNNNNNNNNNNNNNNNNNNNNNNNNNNNNNNNNNNNNNNNNNNNNNNNNNNNNNNNNNNNNNNNNNNNNNNNNNNNNNNNNNNNNNNNNNNNNNNNNNNNNNNNNNNNNNNNNNNNNNNNNNNNNNNNNNNNNNNNNNNNNNNNNNNNNNNNNNNNNNNNNNNNNNNNNNNNNNNNNNNNNNNNNNNNNNNNNNNNNNNNNNNNNNNNNNNNNNNNNNNNNNNNNNNNNNNNNNNNNNNNNNNNNNNNNNNNNNNNNNNNNNNNNNNNNNNNNNNNNNNNNNNNNNNNNNNNNNNNNNNNNNNNNNNNNNNNNNNNNNNNNNNNNNNNNNNNNNNNNNNNNNNNNNNNNNNNNNNNNNNNNNNNNNNNNNNNNNNNNNNNNNNNNNNNNNNNNNNNNNNNNNNNNNNNNNNNNNNNNNNNNNNNNNNNNNNNNNNNNNNNNNNNNNNNNNNNNNNNNNNNNNNNNNNNNNNNNNNNNNNNNNNNNNNNNNNNNNNNNNNNNNNNNNNNNNNNNNNNNNNNNNNNNNNNNNNNNNNNNNNNNNNNNNNNNNNNNNNNNNNNNNNNNNNNNNNNNNNNNNNNNNNNNNNNNNNNNNNNNNNNcactcgggaggcagaggcaggcggatctctgtgagttcgaggccagcctggtctacagagctacagagctagttccaggacaggaaccaaaaagctacggagaaaccctgtctcaaaaatccaaaaaaaaaaacaaaacaactgtgtAGTTGATGAGTTGTGCCCTTTTATTCTCTGATTAGCTAGAATGCAGAGGAAGTTGTTCTAGATACTGTAACTCCACCGTTTGACTTTGGAGACTGTTTGGGGCAGATATTGGACAGCTGAGAGTTCATTCCCTGGCCCCTCAGTCTAACACGTGACTGGTTCTGTGATGGGTGGAGACCTTTGAAGCGTTCTTGTGTCTTAATCTCCAGGTGGAAGCCTCTTCGGCCTGCTGAGCAAGAACAATCGCTTTGGCAGAAATCCAGTCGTGCTGCTGGGCGCCCTGGTGCACTTTGTAGCCTTTTACTTGATCTTTCTCAACATGCCTGGAGATGCGCCCATTGCCCCCGTGGAAGGAACTGACAGCAGCGCCTACATCACACCCAGGTAGAGTGGCTGCTATTTTCTGAATGGCTCAGGGTAGGCAGGAGGAGTGAATGGCTGGAGGTTTGGAAGTGGAGCGCTAGCCCTCCTCAGAGTCTGTCAACTTTCTAAGGTCATGGGTCAAGTGGGGACGGAGCCAGGAGGAGTTGAGCAGGGACCCAGAGCGTCCCAAGGGAGTTTTGAGTGGTTGCTTTTGACTTACTGGAGCCTCCCTTGCTCTGTGCAGAAGAGTCTGAGGAGAATGCTGTTCTTTGCTGTCGGAGCAGTGAGCTGGGCCAGTGTTAGAGGAGGGGCAAAGAGGATCTCAGACTCTGACGTCCACCTGAGCGGCCTGCTTTTGCTTTGACTTGTGATTCATTATGGATGCAGTGTCTGTCCAAGGGAGCCTAGCCCAAAGACAGTATTTGTTTTGCGGAGAGTAGACCAGAGTTTGCTAAACTGCAAAGGTCTGTGCATAACTTCCTACTGGACGATTTCTAGTAGGTGGGCTGCATTCGTAACACTGTTGAGTGTGAAATGCTGGCCTGGAGTTTGGAAGaccccaggtttaattcccaatACCATAGAAAAGGTCTTAGAAAAGTtagtatttatttgttcttttttgagtTACATGTGCACACTCGGGACCTTAGCTCTGAGGAGGAGACAAGTACAAACTGCTTTTGTTGGGAGCAGTGTTTCTGTATTCTGATGAACTAAATATTGGTGCTacacattaaatttattttagagattcatttttattttatctttttttatcttatttggtttttttgagacagggtaaaGACTCTTGTATAattctgactgttctggaactcactatgtagaccaggatagccttggACGCCCAGAGGTCCACcggactctgccttctgagttctgggattaaaagcatgtgcctggcatatttttttatttaaattctatgtatgtgtgggggcGGTGCATGTTTAAGTTCAGATGCCTGTGGAATTCAAAGGAGGGCCTCAGATCCTGGTGCTGGAGTGGCCAGTGGTGGTAAGCCATTGGAAGTGGGTTCTGGGAGGCAGACTCCAGTCCTTTGTCGAAGCCGCACACCCTAACCTATGGGTCTGTCTTCTCCTCAGCAAAGAAGTTGCCATTCTCTGCAGTTTTCTGCTGGGCCTGGGAGACAGCTGCTTCAACACCCAACTGCTTAGCATTTTGGGTTTTCTCTACTCAGAAGACAGTGCGCCAGCCTTCGCCGTCTTTAAGTTTGTCCAGGTAACCTCTGGATCACCGTGCACCTGTCCCTTCACTCAATCGGTCACTCCTCCCCTGGGTTTAAGTGAACCTTGGCCATTACAAAGAGGATTGTAAGGTGCAGGGGCCTTGGCTGGGTGAgagttgtattgatttttttttggtttttttttttttttttttttttttttttttttttttttttttttggtttttcgagacagggtttctctgtggttttggagcctgtcctggaactagctctgtagaccaggctggtctcgaactcacagagatccgcctgcctctgcctcccaagtgctgggattaaaggcgtgcgccaccaccgcccggcttgttttgttttttgagacagggtttctctgtaacagtcctggctgccctggctggcctgtagaccaggctggcctcgaactcacagagacccacctgcctctgcctcttgaatgctggtgttaaaggcatgcaccactatgcccagctgggGAAGAGATTTTGATTCTGGTCTCTGCACGCAGGTGAAAGACCTCCCCTCCTTGGGTACCGGGTTCCATTCTCTCATCACAGACTCTACCTCTCCTGTGTACTTTATCATGTTACTGTAGCTCCCACAGCTTACTTGGGGTACAGTTGTGAACTGTGACCGGTGAAGTCcgtctccatgggcacctgccCATCGCAGGTGTCCTTTGGGGCAGAAGCAGCAGGCTGACTGGAACTGCTGAGGCCCTGGGCCCATGTGCTGATTTATCTCTCTCATTCCAGTCGATCTGCGCAGCTGTGGCGTTCTTCTACAGCAACTACCTCCTCCTCCACTGGCAGCTCCTGGTCATGGtgatatttgggttttttggaACCATCTCATTCTTCACCGTGGAGTGGGACGCTGCTGCCATTGTGGCCCAAGGCTCTGACTACCGAAGTATTTGATGAGGCCCATGTCTCCAGGAAGCACAGCTGGTCACACCGCAGAGCTGGTTCAAGTGGCTGCCTGTCGGTGTCGAAACTGTTGGATGATGCTGAGTATGGAAAGGGAAAGAATCAATGCTGTCAGTTGGGCGGTTTAAAGCTGGAGGGCTGAAGGAATCCTGTCAGTTACAGCCCTCCCGGGTGTTTGTCCACCCACCGTCCTTGGATCCTTACAGTCACATCTCCCTCATCCTCGTTCTCCTGGGAAGATCCTGCCTTGGTCGCCGTGTGTCGCTCAGGATTCTTGTGACTGTGGAATGTGTTCACTGCCTAGGAACAGGAAGCAGGTGCCACTCCACGTGTGGATCTGGGACTGACTTCCATATAGAGAGTGAGGATGCAGACACCGCTgtcttgagatagagtctcactgtgtagcccaggctggccttggacttgcagCCCTCCCCTGCCTCCGGTGTCGGGTTATAGAGTGTGCCCAGCACATGGTTTAAAATGCACCTGTTTGACATagggtcttttttgtttggtttggtttttcgagacagggtttctctgtagctttgaagcctgtcctcttgtagaccaggctggcctcgaactcacagagatccacctgcctctgcctcctgagtgctgggattaaaggtgtgcgccaccactgcccagcttgacaTAGGATCTTGATATTCAGCTCTTGCTGGCCTGGACTTTGTACACCGACAATACTCCTGCCTTCGTCTCTAGATTGCTGGGGTGGTGAGAATATGTCACCACACACACTCAGCGTGAGACTTTAGCTTCTCTTGAAATGCTGTGTTGCACAGGTCCTCTTACCCTGCCATTCCTAGCAAGGAGTGGCCAGTTACATGTTCTGAAATGAAGTAAAGACTCTGCCATTTGTCAATCACAAAAGCAGTAAAGAGAAGTGAAGAATATTTACTGGGGGACCTTTGCTACGGTCTTCCTGAcagttacaataaataaaaacccatcCTCCTAGTGCATCTGAAAGAATGTTTTGAGTACTGTTGACTGCCTTTCATAAGAGCTGACGCTTTTACAACTGAGATATTAAAAAAGCTTCCATATGTGGTCTGTGTactccaggttggcctccaactcttGCCCTTCCAGCCTCAACATCTGGCTCAAACTCACCAACttagtgtgtgtgggtgtggtatGCATTAGGTTGAATAACCATCACTGTATCTAATGACAACATTTtacctttttaattctttttattatttatgtgtgtatgtgtttgtctgcctgtctgtgtgtgcaccgtGTGCTCTCCcgcttgtctgtgtgtgcacNNNNNNNNNNNNNNNNNNNNNNNNNNNNNNNNNNNNNNNNNNNNNNNNNNNNNNNNNNNNNNNNNNNNNNNNNNNNNNNNNNNNNNNNNNNNNNNNNNNNNNNNNNNNNNNNNNNNNNNNNNNNNNNNNNNNNNNNNNNNNNNNNNNNNNNNNNNNNNNNNNNNNNNNNNNNNTGGAAGTCACAGGGGCAATTGATTCCCAgggactgcagttacaggcagttgagaaCTTGGCCAGGTACagtgtcttagttgctttttttgttgctgtgaagagacaccctgaccacaGCAATGTATTCAAGGGTTTATTGGGGCATAAAGTTCCAGATGGTGAGTCCCTGGCCATcatggggagagaagtgggggggaggggggtaggcATGGAGCAGTGACTGAGCACTTACATTTGATTCACAAGCAGGAGGCAAAGAGAGCTGACTGGGAATGGGTCGGGCTTTAgagatgtatttatgtattttatgcatgtagatgttttgtttatatatacacacaccggaagagggcatcagttgtgctaggaattgaactcagaacctctggaagagcagctggtgctcttaacccctgggctacctctccagctcctggcttgggcttttgaaaccacaaagctaTTCCCAGTAACACATCTCCAACAAGGCTACTCCtgttaatccttcccaaacagttccaccaactgcgGAAACCAAGCATTCAGATATGCGAGCCTATGGGGGagtattctcattcaaaccaccacaagcagCAAGTTCTGTTGACCCTGAGCCATCCCTACAGCCCCATAATTACAGAACCCCTTGCCTTTTCTCAGGCAGCACTGCTTGTGGGCAGGAATCAGCTGAAAACCGTGCTCTGTCCCTTGTCACAAGGGGCTGTCCTGGGACGACTCAACAGGGCA from Microtus ochrogaster isolate Prairie Vole_2 chromosome 7, MicOch1.0, whole genome shotgun sequence encodes:
- the Mfsd11 gene encoding UNC93-like protein MFSD11 isoform X1, with amino-acid sequence MSPESKKLFNIVILGVAFMFMFTAFQTCGNVAQTVIRSLNSTDFHGSGYTSLAIIYGVFSASNLITPSVVAIVGPQISMFVSGLFYSMYIAVFIQPFPWSFYTASVFIGIAAAVLWTAQGNCLTINSDEHTIGRNSGIFWALLQSSLFFGNLYIYFAWQGKTQISENDRRTVFIALTVISLVGTVLFFLIRKPDPENVFGEEESCDDQDMEAPESAQNNVTKAVDAFKKSLKLCVTKEMLLLSITTAYTGLELTFFSGVYGTCIGAVNKFGTEEKSLIGLSGIFIGIGEILGGSLFGLLSKNNRFGRNPVVLLGALVHFVAFYLIFLNMPGDAPIAPVEGTDSSAYITPSKEVAILCSFLLGLGDSCFNTQLLSILGFLYSEDSAPAFAVFKFVQSICAAVAFFYSNYLLLHWQLLVMVIFGFFGTISFFTVEWDAAAIVAQGSDYRSI
- the Mfsd11 gene encoding UNC93-like protein MFSD11 isoform X2 translates to MEAPESAQNNVTKAVDAFKKSLKLCVTKEMLLLSITTAYTGLELTFFSGVYGTCIGAVNKFGTEEKSLIGLSGIFIGIGEILGGSLFGLLSKNNRFGRNPVVLLGALVHFVAFYLIFLNMPGDAPIAPVEGTDSSAYITPSKEVAILCSFLLGLGDSCFNTQLLSILGFLYSEDSAPAFAVFKFVQSICAAVAFFYSNYLLLHWQLLVMVIFGFFGTISFFTVEWDAAAIVAQGSDYRSI
- the Mfsd11 gene encoding UNC93-like protein MFSD11 isoform X3, with protein sequence MSLEKKSLAMTRTWKPLSKTPGTFFFMSAQNNVTKAVDAFKKSLKLCVTKEMLLLSITTAYTGLELTFFSGVYGTCIGAVNKFGTEEKSLIGLSGIFIGIGEILGGSLFGLLSKNNRFGRNPVVLLGALVHFVAFYLIFLNMPGDAPIAPVEGTDSSAYITPSKEVAILCSFLLGLGDSCFNTQLLSILGFLYSEDSAPAFAVFKFVQSICAAVAFFYSNYLLLHWQLLVMVIFGFFGTISFFTVEWDAAAIVAQGSDYRSI